In the genome of Notamacropus eugenii isolate mMacEug1 chromosome 5, mMacEug1.pri_v2, whole genome shotgun sequence, one region contains:
- the LOC140508352 gene encoding uncharacterized protein, whose translation MKRLCPSGILPPQLSLQRIKAWPKQGAWSQREWPLGTTAPQPSIAVTAYSILLVLLTSLHQELVTFKDVAVDFTPEEWGLLDHPEKELYKEVMMENAGNLLSLGLPVPRKDLISYLEGREAPLLLEQEDLRSCNPDTFYKWNPGQVTEPLSLSFPLCKIREIRHEMTDGTAKLSTSLKEIHEERDGPCDFTGRQICAAFHRIHTGEKACGCHHCGKDLNQESSLIRHQKIHNGEKRQECHECGKVCNEHISSIIHHSIYSDRKTYVCNLCGKVCQCSSSLAVHQKIHTGKKAYECDQCGKVFRRTSHLSVHKRIHIGEEPYECDQCGKTFRMNVQLVMHQRIHTGEKPYECDQCGKAFRRSSDLSVHKKIHIEEKPYECDQCGKAFRRSSALSVHKKIHIGEKPYECDQCGKAFTWPSHLVAHQRIHTGEKPYECDQCGKAFKRSSDLCGHKRIHIGEKLYECDQCGKTFRMNVQLVMHQRIHTGEKPYECDQCGKAFRRTTHLSVHKRIHKGEEPYECDQCGKAFTWPSHLVAHQRIHTGEKPYECDQCGKAFRTNSKLGMHQRIHTGEKPYQCDQCGKAFRRTSHLSVHKRIHRGEEPYECDQCGKTFRMNFQLVIHQRIHTGEKPYECDQCGKAFRRSSDLGGHKRIHIGEKPYECDQCGKAFRTNSKLCLHQRIHTGEKPYECDQCGKAFRRSYDLSVHKRIHVGKKTYECDQCGKAFTWPSHLVAHQRIHTGEKPYECDQCGKTFRMNFQLVIHQRIHTGEKPYQCDQCGKAFRISSALTVHKRVHKGEKPYECGHCGKTFRTNSQLVIHQRIHTGEKPFECDQCGKAFRRSSALSIHKRIHIGEQPYECDQCGKAFRIGSDLSVHKRIHIGEKAYECEQCGKAFTTNSKLGIHQRIHTGEKPYECDQCGKAFTCTSHLVAHQRIHTGEKPYECDQCGKAFRRSSDLSAHKRIHIREKPYEYDQCGKAFRINSDLSVHKRIHTREKPYECDQCGKAFTWPCHLVAHQRIHTGEKPYECDQCGKTFRMNFQLVIHQRIHTGEKPYECDQCGKAFRRNCDLSVHKRIHIGEKPYECDQCGKAFRIGSALSLHQRIHKGERPYECDECGKAFRTNFELGIHQSIHTGEKPYECDQCGRAFRRSSNLSVHKRIHTGEKPYECDQCGKAFRIGSALSVHKRIHIGKKPYECDQCGKAFRTNSKLGIHQRIHTGEK comes from the exons atgaaaagactcTGCCCCTCTGGGATCCTTCCTCCCCAGCTCAGCCTGCAGAGGATCAAGGCCTGGCCCAAGCAGGGAGCCTGGAGCCAGAGAGAATGGCCCCTGGGAACTACAGCCCCCCAGCCCAG tattgctgttactgcgtacagcatcctcctggttctgctgacttcactgcATCAG GAGTtggtgacattcaaggatgtggctgtggacttcaccccAGAGGAGTGGGGCCTCTTGGACCATCCTGAGAAGGAGTTGTACAAGGAGGTTATGATGGAGAATGCTGGGAACCTGCTCTCCCTAG GGCTGCCAGTTCCCAGAAAAGATTTGATCTCTTatttggagggaagggaagcaCCATTGCTGCTGGAGCAAGAAGACCTTAGGAGCTGCAATCCTG atacTTTTTACAAGTGgaatcctggacaagttactgaaccactgagcctcagtttccccctctgtaaaataa GAGAGATTAGACATGAAATGACAGATGGTACTGCAAAATTAAGCACTTCTTTGAAAGAAATTCATGAGGAGAGGGATGGTCCTTGTGACTTCACTGGGAGACAAATCTGTGCTGCATTTCACagaatccacacaggagagaaagcTTGTGGTTGTCATCATTGTGGAAAGGACTTGAATCAAGAGTCATCCCTTATTCGCCATCAAAAAATTCATAATGGAGAGAAACGACAAGAGTGTCATGAATGTGGGAAAGTGTGTAATGAACACATATCCTCCATTATTCATCATAGTATTTACAGTGACAGGAAAACTTATGTATGTAATCTGTGCGGAAAGGTTTGTCAGTGTAGCTCCagtcttgctgtacatcagaaaatccacactggaaagaaagcttatgaatgtgatcaatgtggaaaggttTTTAGAAGAACCTCTCATCTATCTGTACATAAGAGAATCCACATAGGAGAggaaccttatgaatgtgatcagtgtggaaagactttcagaatgAACGTTCAACTTGTTatgcatcagagaatccacacaggagagaaaccttatgaatgtgatcaatgtggaaaggcttttagaagaAGTTCTGATCTATCTGTACATAAGAAAATCCACATagaagagaaaccttatgaatgtgatcaatgtggaaaggcttttagaagaAGTTCTGCTCTATCTGTACATAAGAAAATCCACataggagagaaaccttatgaatgtgatcaatgtggaaaggctttcacatgGCCCTCCCATCTTGttgcccatcagagaatccacacaggagagaaaccttatgaatgtgatcaatgtggaaaggcttttaaaaGAAGTTCTGATCTGTGTGGACATAAGAGAATTCACATAggagagaaactttatgaatgtgatcagtgtggaaagactttcagaatgAACGTTCAACTTGTTatgcatcagagaatccacacaggagagaaaccttatgaatgtgatcaatgtggaaaggcttttagaagaACCACTCATCTATCTGTACATAAGAGAATCCACAAAGGAGAggaaccttatgaatgtgatcaatgtggaaaggctttcacatgGCCCTCCCACCTTGttgcccatcagagaatccacactggagagaaaccttatgaatgtgatcaatgtggaaaggctttcagaacgAACTCCAAACTTGGTatgcatcagagaatccacactggagagaaaccttatcaatgtgatcaatgtggaaaggcttttagaagaACCTCTCATCTATCTGTACATAAGAGAATCCACAGAGGAGAggaaccttatgaatgtgatcaatgtggaaagactttcagaatgAACTTTCAACTTGttatacatcagagaatccacactggagagaaaccttatgagtgtgatcaatgtggaaaggcttttagaagGAGTTCTGATCTGGGTGGACATAAGAGAATCCACATAggtgagaaaccttatgaatgtgatcaatgtggaaaggctttcagaacgAACTCTAAACTTTGtttacatcagagaatccacactggagagaaaccttatgaatgtgatcaatgtggaaaggcttttagaagaAGCTATGATCTATCTGTACATAAGCGAATCCACGTAGGAAAGAAAacttatgaatgtgatcaatgtggaaaggctttcacatgGCCCTCCCATCTTGttgcccatcagagaatccacactggagagaaaccttatgaatgtgatcaatgtggaaagactttcagaatgAACTTTCAACTTGttatacatcagagaatccacactggagagaaaccttatcaatGTGATCAATGCGGAAAGGCTTTTAGAATAAGCTCTGCTCTAACTGTACATAAGAGAGTccacaaaggggaaaaaccttatgaatgtggtcattgtggaaagactttcagaacaAACTCTCAACTTGttatacatcagagaatccacacaggagagaaaccttttgaatgtgatcaatgtggaaaggcttttagaagaAGCTCTGCTCTATCTATACATAAGCGAATCCACATAGGAGAgcaaccttatgaatgtgatcaatgtggaaaggcttttagaataGGCTCTGATCTATCTGTACATAAAAGAATCCACATAGGAGAGAAAGCTTATGAATGTGagcaatgtggaaaggctttcacaacGAACTCTAAACTTGgtatacatcagagaatccacactggagagaaaccttatgaatgtgatcaatgtggaaaggctttcacatgCACCTCCCACCTTGttgcccatcagagaatccacactggagagaaaccttatgaatgtgatcaatgtggaaaggcttttagaagaAGCTCTGATCTATCTGCACATAAGCGAATTCACATaagagagaaaccttatgaatatgatcaatgtggaaaagcttttagaATAAACTCTGATCTATCTGTGCATAAGAGAATCCACActagagagaaaccttatgaatgtgatcaatgtggaaaggctttcacatgGCCCTGCCACCTTGttgcccatcagagaatccacactggagagaaaccttatgaatgtgatcaatgtggaaagacttttagaaTGAACTTTCAACTTGttatacatcagagaatccacacaggagagaaaccttatgaatgtgatcaatgtggaaaggcttttagaagaAACTGTGATCTATCTGTACATAAGAGAATCCACataggagagaaaccttatgaatgtgatcagtgtggaaaggcttttagaataGGCTCTGCTCTATctttacatcagagaatccacaaaggagagagaccttatgaatgtgatgaatgtggaaaggctttcagaacaaACTTTGAACTTGGTATACATCAGAgcatccacactggagagaaaccttatgaatgtgatcagtGTGGAAGGGCTTTTAGAAGAAGCTCTAATCTATCTGTACATAAgcgaatccacactggagagaaaccttatgaatgtgatcagtgtggaaaggcttttagaataGGCTCTGCTCTATCTGTACATAAGAGGATCCACATaggaaagaaaccttatgaatgtgatcaatgtggaaaggctttcagaacaaATTCTAAACTTGgtatacatcagagaatccacactggagagaaatga